A single Pseudoxanthomonas sp. DNA region contains:
- the katG gene encoding catalase/peroxidase HPI, giving the protein MTTESKCPFHQTAGGGTGNRDWWPNQLRVDLLNQHSSRSNPLAPDFNYAEAFNKLDYHALKKDLRDLMTDSQDWWPADFGHYGGLFIRMAWHSAGTYRIQDGRGGGGRGQQRFAPLNSWPDNVSLDKARRLLWPIKQKYGQSISWADLMILTGNVALETMGFRTFGFGGGREDTWEPDQDVYWGRETTWLGGDIRYAHGSEGVEKPGDAGVLVSDDNADGDVHSRRLENPLAAVQMGLIYVNPEGPDGNPDPLLAAHDIRDTFARMAMDDEETVALIAGGHTFGKTHGAGPADHVGAEPEADELEAQGFGWHNTFGSGKGGDTITSGIEVTWTQTPTLWSNKFFENLFGFEWELEKSPAGAHQWVAKDAPEDVPHAHDKTRKQRPKMLTTDLSLRFDPIYGPISKRFLENPQAFAEAFARAWFKLTHRDMGPRARYLGPEVPKEELIWQDPLPKADYAQIEAGDIDALKQKIAASGLSVAELVSTAWASASTFRGGDKRGGANGARIRLAPQKDWAVNRPEQLAKVLKALERIQMEFNLDAAGGKKVSLADLIVLAGGVGIEQAAKAGGHDLTVPFRPGRTDARADQTDVESFAVLEPFADGFRNYLKGHSAVPAEHLLVDRAQLLTLTAPEMTVLVGGLRVLGANADGGAHGVLTDKPGTLSNDFFVNLLDMRTEWKATGANRYEGRDRTTGAVKWTGTRVDLVFGSNSVLRALAEVYGSQDGQAKFVGDFVAAWTKVMELDRFDLR; this is encoded by the coding sequence ATGACCACCGAATCGAAGTGCCCGTTCCACCAGACCGCCGGCGGCGGTACCGGCAACCGCGACTGGTGGCCCAACCAGTTGCGCGTCGACCTGCTGAACCAGCACTCCTCGCGCTCGAATCCGCTGGCGCCCGACTTCAACTATGCCGAGGCCTTCAACAAGCTGGACTACCACGCGCTGAAGAAGGACCTGCGCGACCTGATGACCGACTCGCAGGACTGGTGGCCCGCCGACTTCGGCCACTACGGCGGCCTGTTCATCCGCATGGCGTGGCACAGCGCGGGCACCTACCGCATCCAGGACGGCCGCGGCGGCGGCGGTCGGGGACAGCAGCGTTTCGCGCCGCTCAACAGCTGGCCGGACAACGTCAGCCTGGACAAGGCGCGCCGCCTGCTGTGGCCGATCAAGCAGAAGTACGGCCAGTCCATTTCCTGGGCGGACCTGATGATCCTCACCGGCAACGTGGCGCTGGAGACGATGGGCTTCCGCACGTTCGGCTTTGGTGGCGGACGCGAAGACACATGGGAACCGGACCAGGATGTGTACTGGGGCCGCGAAACCACGTGGCTGGGCGGCGATATCCGCTATGCGCATGGCTCGGAGGGCGTCGAGAAGCCGGGCGACGCGGGCGTGCTGGTCTCCGACGACAACGCCGACGGCGACGTGCATTCGCGCCGGCTGGAGAATCCGCTGGCCGCCGTGCAGATGGGCCTGATCTACGTGAATCCGGAAGGTCCGGACGGCAACCCGGATCCGCTGCTGGCCGCGCACGATATCCGCGACACCTTCGCCCGCATGGCGATGGACGACGAGGAAACCGTCGCGCTGATCGCCGGCGGCCACACCTTCGGCAAGACGCACGGCGCAGGCCCGGCCGACCACGTCGGTGCCGAGCCGGAAGCCGACGAACTGGAGGCGCAGGGCTTCGGCTGGCACAACACGTTCGGCAGCGGCAAGGGGGGCGACACCATCACCTCGGGCATCGAGGTCACCTGGACGCAGACGCCGACACTGTGGAGCAACAAGTTCTTCGAGAACCTGTTCGGCTTCGAGTGGGAGCTGGAGAAGTCGCCGGCCGGCGCGCACCAGTGGGTCGCCAAGGACGCGCCCGAGGACGTGCCGCACGCGCACGACAAGACCAGGAAGCAGCGCCCCAAGATGCTGACCACCGACCTGTCGCTGCGCTTCGACCCGATCTACGGCCCGATCTCCAAGCGCTTCCTCGAGAATCCGCAGGCATTCGCGGAAGCCTTCGCTCGCGCCTGGTTCAAGCTGACCCACCGCGACATGGGTCCGCGCGCGCGCTACCTGGGCCCGGAAGTGCCGAAGGAAGAACTGATCTGGCAGGACCCGCTGCCGAAAGCGGACTACGCGCAGATAGAGGCCGGCGACATCGACGCGCTGAAGCAGAAGATCGCCGCGTCGGGCCTGTCGGTGGCGGAACTGGTCTCCACCGCGTGGGCGTCGGCCTCCACCTTCCGCGGCGGCGACAAGCGCGGTGGCGCCAATGGCGCGCGCATCCGCCTCGCCCCGCAGAAGGACTGGGCGGTCAACCGGCCCGAGCAGCTGGCGAAGGTGCTGAAGGCGCTGGAGCGCATCCAGATGGAGTTCAACCTGGACGCAGCCGGCGGCAAGAAGGTCTCGCTGGCCGATCTGATCGTGCTGGCCGGCGGCGTCGGCATCGAACAGGCCGCGAAGGCCGGCGGCCATGACCTCACCGTACCATTCCGTCCGGGCCGTACCGATGCGCGCGCCGACCAGACCGACGTGGAGTCGTTCGCCGTGCTGGAACCGTTCGCCGACGGCTTCCGCAATTACCTCAAGGGCCACTCCGCCGTACCTGCCGAACACCTGCTGGTGGACCGCGCGCAGTTGCTGACGCTCACCGCACCCGAAATGACCGTGCTGGTCGGTGGCCTGCGCGTGCTGGGCGCCAACGCCGATGGTGGCGCGCATGGCGTGTTGACCGACAAGCCCGGCACGCTGAGCAACGACTTCTTCGTCAACCTGCTCGACATGCGCACGGAATGGAAAGCGACCGGTGCCAACCGCTACGAGGGCCGCGACCGCACGACCGGCGCGGTGAAGTGGACCGGCACGCGGGTCGACCTGGTGTTCGGCTCCAACTCGGTGCTGCGTGCACTGGCCGAGGTCTATGGAAGCCAGGATGGCCAGGCGAAGTTCGTCGGCGATTTCGTCGCGGCCTGGACCAAGGTGATGGAGCTGGACCGTTTCGACCTGCGTTGA
- a CDS encoding aminotransferase class IV family protein — MTSAFLNGRPATADDLRALALANYGHFTSMQVRDGAVQGRALHMRRLEDATFALFGARLDGADALQQAARALHGAGHGDASVRITVFSTRFDYRDPARGIVPDVLVTLSPAASADKPALRVKSYPFVRPLPQYKHVGTFPLFHYRRQAVADGYDDALFVDPAGHIVEGSIWNLGLWDGQSVVWPEGPALRGTAERLLQAGLEQACIPQRAAPVALSDLGAFRAGFACNASGLQPIVAVDAVAWGTDTALMARLKAALDAMRWEPLARPPA; from the coding sequence ATGACCTCCGCGTTCCTCAACGGACGTCCCGCCACCGCCGACGACCTGCGCGCGCTCGCGCTGGCCAACTACGGCCACTTCACCTCGATGCAGGTGCGCGATGGCGCCGTGCAGGGGCGGGCATTGCACATGCGACGCCTGGAGGACGCCACGTTCGCGTTGTTCGGCGCGCGGTTGGATGGCGCCGATGCGCTGCAGCAGGCCGCACGCGCATTGCACGGGGCGGGTCATGGCGATGCCTCCGTGCGCATCACCGTGTTCTCGACCCGATTCGATTACCGCGATCCCGCGCGCGGCATCGTGCCGGATGTGCTGGTGACCCTGTCGCCAGCCGCGTCGGCGGACAAGCCGGCGCTGCGGGTGAAGTCGTACCCGTTCGTCCGCCCGCTGCCGCAGTACAAGCACGTGGGTACGTTCCCGCTGTTCCACTACCGTCGGCAGGCGGTGGCGGACGGCTATGACGACGCGCTGTTCGTCGATCCCGCGGGGCACATCGTCGAGGGGTCGATCTGGAATCTGGGCCTGTGGGACGGGCAGTCCGTGGTGTGGCCGGAAGGGCCGGCCCTGAGGGGAACGGCCGAGCGACTGCTGCAGGCTGGCCTGGAGCAGGCATGCATTCCGCAGCGCGCCGCGCCGGTGGCGCTTTCGGACCTGGGCGCCTTCCGGGCCGGATTTGCCTGCAATGCCAGTGGGTTGCAGCCGATCGTGGCGGTGGATGCGGTCGCATGGGGTACTGATACCGCCCTCATGGCCCGCCTGAAGGCGGCGCTGGACGCCATGCGGTGGGAGCCGCTGGCCCGACCTCCCGCCTGA
- the ffh gene encoding signal recognition particle protein, translating to MFESLTQRLSGTIERLRGRGRLSEENIREATREVRIALLEADVALPVVQALIERIKVRAVGQEVLKSLTPGQALIKVVRDELTAVMGSQASDLNLNVPAPAVILMAGLQGAGKTTTVGKLAKHLREKRKKKVMVVSADVYRPAAIEQLKTLAQQVDVLFFPSDAGQKPEAIVRAAIDDAKKSFVDVLLVDTAGRLAIDEAMMAEIKALHAAVKPVETLFVVDAMTGQDAANTAKAFSEALPLTGVVLTKTDGDARGGAALSVRYITGKPIKFIGVGEKPDGLDVFHPERVAARILDMGDVLSLVEQVEQNVDREKAEKLAAKVIKGKKFDLNDMRDQLEQMQNMGGIGGLMDKLPGMGQIPEHVKQQVQQGKEVPRMIAIINSMTKKERRNPALLNGSRRARIAKGAGLTPADVNKLMKQYQQMEKMMGKLAGGGMKGMMRNMKSMMGGRGGMPFR from the coding sequence ATGTTCGAATCCCTGACCCAGCGACTCTCCGGCACCATCGAGCGCCTGCGCGGCCGCGGCCGCCTGAGCGAGGAGAACATCCGCGAGGCCACCCGCGAAGTGCGCATCGCCCTGCTGGAGGCCGACGTGGCCCTGCCGGTGGTGCAGGCGCTGATCGAGCGCATCAAGGTGCGCGCCGTGGGCCAGGAAGTGCTGAAGTCGCTGACCCCCGGCCAGGCGCTGATCAAGGTGGTCCGCGACGAACTGACCGCGGTGATGGGCTCGCAGGCCAGCGACCTGAACCTCAACGTGCCCGCGCCCGCCGTGATCCTGATGGCCGGCCTGCAGGGCGCCGGCAAGACCACCACGGTCGGCAAGCTGGCCAAGCACCTGCGCGAGAAGCGCAAGAAGAAGGTGATGGTGGTCAGCGCCGACGTCTACCGTCCGGCCGCGATCGAGCAGCTGAAGACGCTGGCCCAGCAGGTGGACGTGCTGTTCTTCCCGTCCGACGCGGGGCAGAAGCCGGAAGCCATCGTCCGTGCCGCCATCGACGATGCGAAGAAGTCCTTCGTCGACGTGCTGTTGGTCGATACCGCCGGCCGCCTGGCGATCGACGAGGCCATGATGGCCGAGATCAAGGCGCTGCACGCCGCGGTCAAGCCGGTGGAGACGCTGTTCGTCGTCGACGCGATGACCGGCCAGGACGCGGCCAACACCGCCAAGGCCTTCAGCGAAGCGCTGCCGCTGACCGGCGTGGTGCTGACCAAGACCGACGGCGATGCGCGCGGCGGCGCGGCGCTGTCGGTGCGTTACATCACCGGCAAGCCGATCAAGTTCATCGGCGTGGGCGAGAAGCCCGACGGCCTGGACGTGTTCCACCCCGAGCGCGTGGCCGCGCGCATCCTCGACATGGGCGACGTGCTGTCGCTGGTCGAGCAGGTCGAGCAGAACGTCGATCGCGAGAAGGCCGAGAAGCTCGCCGCCAAGGTCATCAAGGGCAAGAAGTTCGACCTCAACGACATGCGCGACCAGCTGGAGCAGATGCAGAACATGGGCGGCATCGGCGGCCTGATGGACAAGCTGCCGGGCATGGGCCAGATCCCCGAGCACGTGAAGCAGCAGGTGCAGCAGGGCAAGGAAGTGCCCCGCATGATCGCCATCATCAATTCGATGACGAAGAAGGAGCGCCGCAACCCGGCGCTGCTGAACGGCTCGCGCCGCGCCCGCATCGCCAAGGGCGCGGGCCTGACGCCGGCCGACGTCAACAAGCTGATGAAGCAGTACCAGCAGATGGAAAAGATGATGGGCAAGCTGGCCGGCGGCGGCATGAAGGGCATGATGCGCAACATGAAGAGCATGATGGGCGGCCGTGGCGGCATGCCGTTCCGGTGA
- the rpsP gene encoding 30S ribosomal protein S16 encodes MVKIRLTRGGAKKRPFYHIIVTDSRSARDGRNIERVGFYNPVAAGAEKRVELNIARVDHWVGNGAQLTEKVRNLYKEVKAAPAA; translated from the coding sequence ATGGTCAAGATCCGTCTCACCCGCGGCGGCGCGAAGAAGCGCCCCTTCTACCACATCATCGTCACCGACTCGCGCAGCGCGCGTGACGGCCGCAACATCGAGCGCGTGGGGTTCTACAACCCGGTCGCCGCCGGTGCCGAGAAGCGCGTCGAGCTCAACATTGCCCGTGTCGACCATTGGGTCGGCAACGGTGCCCAGCTGACCGAGAAGGTCCGCAACCTGTACAAGGAAGTGAAGGCCGCTCCCGCGGCCTGA
- a CDS encoding DUF937 domain-containing protein — protein MTTSSLAEDLFAQLQGAPLQQVSQQLGIGQMQASSAIGAALPLLLGALGRNAAQPQGAEALFGALQRNHNGLDLGSVLGAVLGGASSPQANGAGILGHVFGGQQNRAELGLGQATGLGGERAGQLLKILAPIVLAFLAQRMSQGSAQNTPLGLAEVLGQEQRQVQQQGGVGGGLLGAVLDQDGDGQLGLGDILKIGSGMFGGGR, from the coding sequence ATGACCACCTCTTCCCTCGCCGAAGACCTGTTCGCGCAATTGCAGGGCGCGCCCTTGCAGCAGGTGTCGCAGCAGCTCGGGATCGGCCAGATGCAGGCCTCCAGTGCCATCGGCGCCGCGCTGCCGCTGCTGCTGGGCGCGCTGGGCCGCAACGCCGCGCAACCGCAGGGGGCCGAAGCCCTGTTCGGCGCCCTGCAGCGCAATCACAACGGGCTGGACCTCGGCAGCGTGCTGGGCGCGGTCCTCGGGGGCGCGTCGTCGCCGCAGGCCAACGGCGCCGGCATCCTCGGCCACGTCTTCGGCGGTCAGCAGAACCGCGCCGAGCTGGGTCTGGGCCAGGCGACCGGCCTGGGCGGCGAACGCGCCGGCCAGTTGTTGAAGATCCTGGCGCCGATCGTGCTGGCCTTTCTCGCCCAGCGCATGAGCCAGGGCAGCGCGCAGAACACGCCGCTCGGCCTGGCCGAGGTGCTGGGGCAGGAACAGCGCCAGGTACAGCAGCAGGGCGGCGTGGGCGGTGGGCTGCTCGGCGCGGTGCTGGACCAGGATGGCGACGGCCAGCTGGGCCTGGGCGATATCCTCAAGATCGGCAGCGGCATGTTCGGCGGCGGACGCTGA
- the rimM gene encoding ribosome maturation factor RimM (Essential for efficient processing of 16S rRNA), with translation MNTERPPTPQKMVLLGRLLGAFGVRGQIKIESWTEPRDAIFRYQPWTLRDAAGVERTLSDARGKASGKHLVATLPGVEDRDQVEAMHGQEILVPRSALPPPSAGEFYWVDLEGMRVLNADGTDFGTVSHLFSTGANDVLVARGDRERLIPFVEPDYVRSVDFEAGVVTVDWDPEF, from the coding sequence ATGAACACCGAGCGCCCACCGACCCCGCAGAAAATGGTTCTGCTGGGAAGGCTTCTGGGCGCTTTTGGTGTGCGCGGCCAGATCAAGATCGAATCCTGGACCGAGCCGCGCGACGCCATTTTCCGCTACCAGCCCTGGACGCTGCGCGATGCCGCGGGTGTCGAACGGACCCTGAGCGATGCGCGCGGCAAGGCCTCCGGCAAGCACTTGGTGGCGACATTGCCGGGGGTGGAGGACCGCGATCAGGTGGAGGCGATGCACGGGCAGGAAATCCTCGTTCCGCGCTCCGCGTTGCCTCCGCCGAGTGCCGGCGAGTTCTACTGGGTCGACCTGGAAGGGATGCGCGTGCTCAATGCCGACGGCACCGACTTCGGCACCGTCTCGCACCTGTTCTCCACTGGCGCCAACGACGTGCTCGTCGCGCGTGGCGACCGGGAGCGGCTGATCCCGTTCGTGGAACCCGACTATGTGCGCTCGGTGGATTTCGAGGCGGGCGTGGTGACGGTGGACTGGGATCCGGAATTCTAG
- the trmD gene encoding tRNA (guanosine(37)-N1)-methyltransferase TrmD, which yields MRIDVMTLFPEFIAQAAAVGVVGRAQERGLLSLHGWNPRDYASGGYRRVDDRPFGGGPGMVMMIEPLQACLSAVRAADAAPAPLIYLSPQGTPLTQRKARELAALPRMILLCGRYEGVDERFLQAEVDEEISIGDYVLSGGELAAAVLIDAVGRLQDGALNDADSAVQDSFEGDGLLDCPHFTHPSTHALGEVPAVLRSGDHAAIARWRRQQALGRTWLRRPDLLDEAALSKADKALLDAFRAGLAADGAAG from the coding sequence ATGCGCATCGACGTCATGACCCTGTTCCCCGAGTTCATCGCCCAGGCTGCCGCCGTGGGCGTGGTCGGGCGTGCGCAGGAGCGGGGATTGCTGTCGCTGCATGGCTGGAATCCGCGTGACTACGCCAGCGGCGGCTACCGGCGGGTCGACGACCGTCCGTTCGGCGGCGGCCCGGGCATGGTGATGATGATCGAGCCGTTGCAGGCCTGCCTGTCGGCGGTTCGCGCCGCCGATGCGGCGCCGGCCCCGCTGATCTACCTGAGTCCGCAGGGGACGCCGCTGACGCAGAGAAAGGCCCGTGAACTCGCCGCGCTGCCGCGCATGATCCTGCTGTGCGGCCGCTACGAGGGTGTGGACGAGCGTTTTCTCCAGGCCGAAGTCGACGAGGAAATCTCCATCGGCGACTACGTCCTGTCCGGTGGCGAACTGGCCGCGGCCGTCCTCATCGATGCCGTCGGCCGGCTGCAGGACGGTGCGCTGAACGATGCCGATTCGGCGGTGCAGGACAGTTTCGAGGGCGATGGCCTGCTCGATTGTCCCCACTTCACCCACCCGTCCACGCATGCGTTGGGCGAGGTCCCGGCGGTGCTGCGCTCAGGCGACCACGCCGCCATTGCCCGCTGGCGCCGGCAGCAGGCTCTCGGCCGGACCTGGCTGCGCCGCCCCGATCTGCTGGACGAGGCGGCCCTGTCCAAGGCGGACAAGGCCCTGCTGGACGCCTTCCGGGCCGGTCTGGCGGCGGACGGGGCGGCAGGGTAG
- the rplS gene encoding 50S ribosomal protein L19 has product MSKLLQEFEASQITRELPAFGPGDTVVVNVKVKEGNRERVQAYEGVVIAKKNAGLNSAFTVRKISHGYGVERVFQTHSASIDSVEVKRRGKVRAGKLYYLRELEGKAARIKEDLAANAAAKVARQAAAAAAAAE; this is encoded by the coding sequence ATGAGCAAGCTCCTCCAGGAATTCGAAGCCTCCCAGATCACGCGCGAGCTGCCCGCGTTCGGCCCCGGTGACACGGTCGTCGTCAACGTGAAGGTCAAGGAAGGCAACCGCGAGCGCGTGCAGGCGTACGAAGGCGTGGTCATCGCCAAGAAGAACGCCGGCCTGAACTCCGCCTTCACCGTCCGCAAGATCTCGCACGGTTACGGCGTCGAGCGCGTCTTCCAGACCCACAGCGCCTCCATCGACTCGGTCGAAGTGAAGCGCCGCGGCAAGGTCCGCGCCGGCAAGCTGTACTACCTGCGCGAGCTGGAAGGCAAGGCTGCCCGCATCAAGGAAGACCTGGCCGCGAACGCCGCCGCCAAGGTGGCCCGCCAGGCCGCTGCCGCCGCTGCCGCCGCCGAGTAA
- a CDS encoding RNA-binding S4 domain-containing protein: MTESADASVRLDLWLWAARFFKTRSLAKQAIETGKVDAGGQRAKSSRAVRVGDTLVVTRGHDVFEIEVRALSDKRGPAAVAQQLYVEPEAARARRLAALAARQAERAGYQAPQSRPDKRARRLIRALGDIDAM, from the coding sequence ATGACTGAATCCGCCGATGCGTCCGTCCGCCTGGATCTGTGGCTGTGGGCGGCGCGCTTCTTCAAGACACGCAGCCTGGCCAAGCAGGCCATCGAGACCGGCAAGGTCGACGCGGGCGGACAGCGGGCCAAGTCGTCGCGCGCCGTGCGCGTCGGCGACACGCTGGTGGTGACGCGGGGCCACGACGTGTTCGAGATCGAGGTGCGCGCGCTCAGCGACAAGCGCGGTCCGGCGGCGGTGGCGCAGCAGCTGTATGTGGAGCCGGAAGCGGCGAGGGCGCGCCGCCTGGCGGCGCTCGCGGCACGGCAGGCCGAGCGTGCCGGTTACCAGGCGCCGCAGTCGCGCCCGGACAAACGGGCGCGTCGCCTGATCCGCGCGCTGGGCGATATCGACGCGATGTAG
- the mutS gene encoding DNA mismatch repair protein MutS, whose translation MKQFFAAKAEYPDLLVFFRMGDFYELFYDDARKAARLLDITLTQRGSSGGAPIPMAGVPVHACEGYLARLVALGESVAICEQIGDPALAKGLVERKVVRVVTPGTVTDEALLNERRDTLLMTICRGRSGYGLAWADLAGGRFMVNEVDGDDALEAELARLEPAELLVPDEEGLPAFLQQRTGIRRRAPWLFDPDSGRRQLLNFFGLHDLTGFGIDDKALATGAAGALLGYVEETQKQRLPHLTAIALESAGDAIAMNAATRRHLELDTRVDGDTRHTLLGVLDTTVTPMGGRLLRRWLHRPLRDRTVLGQRHHAVATLIGAGVDRDLRTGFRALGDLERILTRVALRSARPRDLSTLRDGLALLPDVRGHLQTLDSPRLQALAAELGEHDDTAALLLAAIAPQPPLKLTDGGVLADGYDAELDELRRLSTNADQFLVDLEARERASSGIATLKVGYNRVHGYYIEISKGQADKAPVHYTRRQTLTGAERYITEELKQFEDKVLSARERSLSREKLLYDALLDTLNARLEPLKRCAGALSELDVLAAFAERAQALDWTQPELVEAPGLCIERGRHPVVEAVRKEPFEPNDLRLDEGRRMLVITGPNMGGKSTYMRQNALIVLLAHIGSFVPASRAVIGPIDRILTRIGAGDDLARGQSTFMVEMAETSYILHHATAQSLVLMDEIGRGTSTYDGLALADAVARHLASSNRCYTLFATHYFELTALAGESGSGIANVHLDAVEHGDTLVFMHAVKDGAADRSFGLQVAALAGLPKTTLQQARRRLAELEQRGRETHASDMGPQALDAPQQFGLFAAPSAAQEALAAIDPDELTPKQALESLYRLKALL comes from the coding sequence ATGAAGCAGTTCTTCGCCGCCAAGGCGGAGTATCCGGACCTGCTGGTGTTCTTCCGGATGGGGGATTTCTACGAGCTGTTCTACGACGATGCGCGCAAGGCCGCGCGGCTGCTCGACATCACCCTGACCCAGCGCGGCAGTTCCGGCGGCGCGCCCATCCCGATGGCCGGCGTGCCGGTGCATGCCTGCGAAGGTTACCTGGCACGGCTGGTGGCGCTGGGCGAATCGGTCGCGATCTGCGAGCAGATCGGCGATCCGGCGCTGGCGAAGGGCCTGGTGGAACGCAAGGTGGTGCGCGTGGTCACGCCGGGCACGGTGACCGACGAAGCGCTGCTCAACGAACGCCGCGACACCCTGCTGATGACCATCTGCCGCGGGCGCTCCGGCTATGGCCTGGCGTGGGCCGATCTGGCCGGCGGCCGCTTCATGGTCAACGAGGTGGACGGCGACGATGCGCTGGAAGCGGAACTGGCACGCCTCGAGCCCGCCGAACTGCTGGTTCCCGACGAAGAGGGCCTGCCCGCCTTCCTGCAGCAGCGCACCGGCATCCGCCGGCGCGCACCGTGGCTGTTCGATCCGGACAGCGGGCGGCGGCAGCTGCTGAACTTTTTCGGCCTGCACGACCTGACCGGCTTCGGTATCGACGACAAGGCCTTGGCCACCGGTGCCGCCGGTGCACTGCTCGGCTACGTGGAAGAGACCCAGAAGCAGCGCCTGCCGCACCTGACCGCGATCGCGCTGGAATCGGCCGGCGATGCCATCGCGATGAACGCGGCCACGCGCCGCCATCTGGAACTGGACACGCGCGTCGACGGCGACACCCGGCACACGCTGCTCGGCGTGCTGGACACCACCGTCACCCCGATGGGCGGCCGCCTGCTGCGCCGCTGGCTGCATCGGCCGCTGCGTGATCGCACGGTGCTGGGCCAGCGTCACCACGCGGTGGCCACCCTGATCGGGGCCGGTGTGGACCGCGACCTGCGCACCGGCTTCCGCGCGCTCGGTGATCTCGAACGCATCCTCACCCGCGTGGCGTTGCGCTCGGCGCGCCCGCGCGACCTGTCCACGCTGCGCGACGGCCTGGCGCTGCTGCCCGATGTGCGTGGCCACCTGCAGACGCTCGACTCGCCGCGCCTGCAGGCGCTGGCCGCCGAGCTGGGCGAACACGACGACACCGCCGCGCTGCTGCTGGCGGCCATCGCGCCGCAACCGCCGCTCAAGCTCACCGACGGCGGCGTGCTGGCCGACGGCTACGACGCCGAACTCGATGAACTGCGCCGGCTGAGCACGAATGCCGACCAGTTCCTGGTCGACCTGGAAGCGCGCGAGCGCGCGAGCAGCGGCATCGCCACGCTGAAGGTCGGCTACAACCGCGTGCACGGCTATTACATCGAGATCAGCAAGGGCCAGGCCGACAAGGCACCGGTGCACTACACGCGCCGGCAGACCCTGACCGGCGCCGAGCGCTACATCACCGAGGAACTGAAACAGTTCGAGGACAAGGTGCTGTCGGCACGCGAGCGCTCGCTGTCGCGCGAGAAGCTGCTCTACGACGCGCTGCTGGACACGCTCAATGCGCGCCTGGAACCGCTGAAGCGCTGCGCCGGCGCGCTGAGCGAACTCGACGTGCTGGCCGCCTTCGCCGAGCGCGCGCAGGCGCTGGACTGGACGCAGCCGGAGCTCGTCGAGGCGCCCGGCCTGTGCATCGAGCGCGGCCGCCATCCGGTGGTCGAGGCGGTGCGCAAGGAGCCGTTCGAGCCGAACGACCTGCGCCTGGACGAGGGCCGCCGCATGCTGGTCATCACCGGCCCGAACATGGGCGGCAAGAGCACGTACATGCGGCAGAACGCGCTGATCGTGCTGCTCGCGCATATCGGCAGCTTCGTGCCCGCCTCGCGCGCGGTCATCGGCCCGATCGACCGCATCCTCACCCGCATCGGCGCCGGCGACGACCTCGCGCGCGGGCAGTCCACCTTCATGGTGGAAATGGCCGAGACCAGTTACATCCTGCACCACGCCACCGCGCAGTCGCTGGTGCTGATGGACGAGATCGGCCGTGGTACGTCGACCTACGACGGCCTGGCCCTGGCCGACGCGGTCGCGCGCCACCTGGCTTCCAGCAACCGCTGCTACACGCTGTTCGCCACGCACTACTTCGAGCTGACCGCGCTCGCCGGCGAATCGGGGAGCGGGATCGCCAATGTCCACCTGGATGCCGTGGAACACGGCGACACGCTGGTGTTCATGCACGCGGTGAAGGACGGCGCCGCCGACCGCAGCTTCGGCTTGCAGGTGGCGGCCCTGGCCGGCCTGCCGAAGACCACGCTGCAGCAGGCGCGCCGCCGGCTGGCGGAACTGGAGCAGCGCGGCCGCGAGACGCATGCCTCCGACATGGGCCCGCAGGCACTGGATGCGCCACAGCAGTTCGGCCTGTTCGCCGCGCCTTCGGCGGCGCAGGAGGCCCTGGCGGCGATCGACCCGGACGAACTGACGCCCAAGCAGGCGCTGGAATCCCTCTACCGTCTCAAGGCGCTGCTCTGA